In Methylobacterium aquaticum, the following are encoded in one genomic region:
- a CDS encoding YbdK family carboxylate-amine ligase, translated as MRADFDVCLEEEVFINDAGKRDAARARTRDFLAACRSAHPQVRTELMEPQLVWATEPASDLGDARATLAALRREIGALASARGLALMASGTHPLAQWSRVRPRDQAARGRVLRDLQMVGSRTIVCGLSVGVGVPDGVSRIDLMNRMQPYLALLLALSTSSPFWQAQRTGLLGYRLAASRELPRSGLPPLFRDDADYARYLDMVVGAGAIDDPRHVWWVICPSPTGPGLDLRIADSCTRLDDALAIAALYRCLVRRLAHAPALHRDLTGASQAIAAENCWRAQRYGIHGSFVCEATRTARPVATVLAETLSLVAEDARALGCEAELDLARWIVARGTSADRQLALFTEAQGRGLPPREALAEVVDWLTAETVGANPTRH; from the coding sequence ATGCGAGCGGATTTCGACGTCTGCCTCGAGGAGGAAGTGTTCATCAACGATGCGGGCAAGCGCGACGCCGCCCGGGCCCGCACCCGCGATTTCCTGGCCGCCTGCCGCTCCGCCCACCCGCAGGTGCGCACCGAATTGATGGAGCCGCAGCTGGTCTGGGCGACCGAGCCGGCGAGCGATCTCGGCGACGCGCGCGCGACCCTCGCGGCCCTGCGCCGCGAGATCGGCGCGCTGGCCTCCGCCCGCGGCCTCGCCCTGATGGCGTCGGGCACCCATCCGCTGGCCCAGTGGAGCCGGGTGCGCCCGCGCGACCAGGCCGCCCGCGGCCGGGTGCTGCGCGACCTCCAGATGGTCGGCAGCCGCACCATCGTCTGCGGCCTCAGCGTCGGGGTCGGGGTGCCCGACGGCGTGTCGCGGATCGACCTGATGAACCGGATGCAGCCCTACCTCGCGCTGCTGCTGGCGCTCTCGACCTCGTCGCCGTTCTGGCAGGCGCAGCGCACCGGGCTCCTCGGCTACCGCCTCGCCGCATCGCGGGAGCTGCCCCGCAGCGGCTTGCCGCCGCTGTTCCGGGACGATGCCGATTACGCCCGCTACCTCGACATGGTGGTGGGAGCCGGCGCCATCGACGACCCGCGCCACGTCTGGTGGGTGATCTGCCCGTCCCCGACGGGGCCCGGGCTCGATCTCCGCATCGCCGACAGCTGCACCCGCCTCGACGACGCGCTCGCCATCGCGGCGCTCTACCGCTGCCTCGTGCGCCGGCTCGCCCACGCGCCGGCGCTTCACCGCGACCTCACCGGGGCCTCGCAGGCGATCGCGGCGGAGAATTGCTGGCGGGCCCAGCGCTACGGCATCCACGGCAGCTTCGTCTGCGAGGCGACGCGGACGGCGCGGCCGGTGGCGACGGTGCTCGCCGAGACCCTGTCGCTCGTCGCCGAGGATGCGCGGGCCTTGGGGTGCGAGGCCGAGCTCGACCTCGCCCGCTGGATCGTCGCCCGCGGCACCAGCGCCGACCGCCAGCTCGCCCTGTTCACCGAGGCGCAAGGGCGAGGCCTGCCGCCGCGGGAGGCCCTGGCGGAGGTGGTGGACTGGCTCACGGCCGAGACGGTGGGGGCGAACCCGACGCGGCATTGA
- a CDS encoding YkgJ family cysteine cluster protein produces the protein MSPADPETFIRQSFSCQECGACCAYSAEWPRFSTEDDADIARIPEVYVDDPAGRMRCEGERCSALDGKVGERVACKVYAVRPEVCRTCEPGDPECLIARRHHGLPV, from the coding sequence GTGAGCCCGGCCGACCCGGAGACCTTCATCCGCCAAAGTTTCTCTTGCCAGGAATGCGGCGCCTGCTGCGCCTACTCGGCCGAGTGGCCGCGGTTCAGCACCGAGGACGATGCCGACATCGCCCGGATCCCGGAAGTCTACGTCGACGACCCGGCCGGGCGGATGCGCTGCGAGGGCGAGCGCTGCAGCGCCCTCGACGGCAAGGTCGGCGAGCGGGTGGCCTGCAAGGTCTACGCGGTGCGCCCCGAGGTCTGCCGCACCTGCGAGCCCGGCGACCCGGAATGCCTGATCGCCCGGCGGCATCACGGCCTGCCGGTCTGA
- a CDS encoding ArgE/DapE family deacylase: protein MPLDPALRDRIVAAVAENFSEQVAHTQALMRFPSTRGEEQAIQDFVFRTFRERGYAMDRFAMDRAQIEAHPGGARFTPEHSEAPIVVGIHRPREERGRSLILQAHVDVVPAGPADLWTHPPFEPVVEGDWLYGRGGADMKAGHAANLFALDALGRIGLQPAATVTLQSVVEEESTGNGALMTHLRGYRADAVLIPEPEEEMLVRANTGVLWFRVEVRGRPVHVREMGTGANAIDAAYRVIGALRALEERWNADKAGRRHFEGEAHPINLNIGRIEGGDWASSVPAWCRIDCRIAIYPGTSAADAAREIEAAVQAFARDDVFLSNSPPSVTFHGFFAEGYVLEEGSEAEAVLAQAHEAATGAPLKSFMTAGYLDTRVHALYDRVPALCYGPKSENIHGFDERVSLASLRRITTAMALFVAEWCGTEAAS from the coding sequence ATGCCCCTGGATCCCGCCCTGCGCGACCGCATCGTCGCCGCCGTCGCCGAGAATTTTTCCGAGCAGGTCGCCCATACCCAGGCGCTGATGCGCTTCCCCTCGACCCGCGGCGAGGAGCAGGCGATCCAGGACTTCGTCTTCCGCACCTTTCGCGAGCGCGGCTACGCCATGGACCGCTTCGCGATGGACCGGGCGCAGATCGAGGCGCATCCGGGCGGGGCCAGGTTCACGCCCGAGCATTCCGAGGCGCCGATCGTCGTCGGCATCCACCGGCCGCGGGAGGAGCGGGGGCGCTCGCTGATCCTCCAGGCCCATGTCGACGTGGTGCCGGCGGGCCCCGCCGACCTCTGGACCCACCCGCCCTTCGAGCCGGTGGTGGAGGGCGACTGGCTCTACGGCCGCGGCGGCGCCGACATGAAGGCGGGCCATGCCGCCAACCTGTTCGCCCTCGACGCGCTCGGGCGGATCGGGCTCCAGCCCGCCGCCACCGTGACGCTGCAATCGGTGGTGGAAGAGGAATCGACCGGCAACGGCGCCCTGATGACCCATCTGCGCGGCTACCGCGCCGATGCGGTGCTGATCCCGGAGCCGGAAGAGGAGATGCTGGTGCGCGCCAATACCGGCGTCCTGTGGTTCCGGGTCGAGGTCCGCGGCCGGCCGGTCCACGTGCGCGAGATGGGCACGGGCGCGAACGCCATCGACGCCGCCTACCGGGTGATCGGTGCGCTGCGCGCCCTCGAGGAACGCTGGAACGCCGACAAGGCCGGCCGCCGGCATTTCGAGGGCGAGGCGCACCCGATCAACCTCAATATCGGGCGGATCGAGGGCGGCGACTGGGCCTCTTCGGTGCCGGCCTGGTGCCGGATCGACTGCCGTATCGCGATCTATCCGGGCACGAGCGCGGCGGACGCCGCCCGCGAGATCGAGGCGGCGGTCCAGGCCTTCGCCCGCGACGACGTGTTCCTGTCGAACAGCCCGCCGAGCGTCACCTTCCACGGCTTCTTCGCGGAGGGCTACGTGCTGGAGGAGGGCTCGGAGGCGGAAGCCGTGCTGGCCCAGGCGCACGAGGCGGCGACGGGGGCTCCGCTGAAGAGCTTCATGACCGCCGGCTACCTCGATACCCGGGTCCACGCCCTCTACGACCGGGTGCCGGCGCTCTGCTACGGGCCGAAGAGCGAGAACATCCACGGCTTCGACGAGCGGGTCAGCCTCGCCTCGTTGAGGCGCATCACCACCGCGATGGCTTTGTTCGTCGCCGAGTGGTGCGGGACGGAAGCGGCGTCGTGA
- a CDS encoding nucleobase:cation symporter-2 family protein, with protein MTVEPADAVEEMLPPARLVPLALQHVLVMYAGAVAVPLIVGRALGLKPEEVAFLISADLFACGLATLIQSAGFSGFGIRLPVMMGVTFASVGPILSMGALPEIGLLGIYGAVIASGVFGLLVAPHVSRLLPLFPPVVTGTIILVIGISLMRVGINWAGGGQPTLTRIIDGVPATVPNPNYAQAGGLGIALLVLLVILALIRWGRGFVANVAVLLGIVAGSVLAASLGLMHLDKVAAAPWFAPILPFHFGWPQFHLVPIATMCVVMIVTMIESTGMFLALGEITGRPVSQDDLARGLRADGLGTLLGGIFNTFPYTSFSQNVGLVGVTGVRSRHVTVAGGVILLALGLLPKMAALVEAVPQVVLGGAGLVMFGMVAATGARILTGVDFRGRPKNQFVVAVAVGFGMIPLVAPTFFRNLPHALHPLLESGILLASIAAVLLNAFFNGVRSTEQAGRDAARAASAAEHV; from the coding sequence ATGACAGTCGAGCCCGCCGACGCCGTCGAGGAAATGCTGCCGCCGGCCCGCCTCGTGCCGCTCGCGCTGCAGCACGTGCTGGTGATGTATGCCGGCGCCGTGGCGGTGCCGCTGATCGTCGGCCGGGCGCTCGGCTTGAAACCGGAAGAGGTCGCCTTCCTCATCAGTGCCGACCTGTTCGCCTGCGGCCTCGCGACCCTGATCCAGTCGGCGGGATTCTCGGGATTCGGCATCCGCCTGCCGGTGATGATGGGCGTGACCTTCGCGTCGGTCGGCCCGATCCTGTCGATGGGGGCCCTGCCGGAGATCGGGCTTCTCGGCATCTACGGCGCGGTGATCGCGTCGGGCGTGTTCGGCCTCCTGGTCGCGCCCCATGTCAGCCGCCTGCTGCCGCTGTTCCCGCCGGTCGTCACCGGCACGATCATCCTGGTCATCGGCATCTCGCTGATGCGGGTCGGCATCAACTGGGCCGGCGGCGGCCAGCCGACCCTGACGAGGATCATCGATGGGGTGCCCGCCACCGTGCCGAACCCGAACTACGCCCAAGCCGGCGGCCTCGGCATCGCCCTCCTGGTGCTGCTCGTGATCCTCGCCTTGATCCGCTGGGGCAGGGGCTTCGTCGCCAACGTCGCGGTGCTGCTCGGCATCGTCGCCGGCTCGGTCCTGGCGGCGTCCTTAGGGCTCATGCATCTCGACAAGGTCGCGGCGGCGCCCTGGTTCGCCCCGATCCTGCCGTTCCATTTCGGCTGGCCGCAATTCCACCTGGTGCCGATCGCCACGATGTGCGTGGTGATGATCGTGACGATGATCGAATCGACCGGGATGTTCCTGGCCTTGGGCGAGATCACCGGCCGGCCGGTCTCGCAAGACGACCTCGCCCGCGGCCTGCGGGCGGACGGGCTCGGCACGCTGCTGGGCGGCATCTTCAACACCTTCCCCTACACCTCGTTCTCGCAGAATGTCGGCCTCGTCGGGGTGACCGGGGTGCGCTCGCGCCACGTCACCGTGGCGGGCGGCGTCATCCTGCTGGCCCTCGGGCTGCTGCCGAAGATGGCGGCGCTGGTCGAGGCGGTGCCGCAGGTGGTGCTCGGCGGCGCCGGGCTGGTGATGTTCGGCATGGTCGCGGCCACCGGGGCGCGCATCCTCACGGGCGTCGATTTCCGGGGCCGGCCGAAGAACCAGTTCGTGGTGGCGGTCGCGGTCGGCTTCGGCATGATTCCGCTGGTGGCGCCGACCTTCTTCCGCAACCTGCCGCACGCGCTGCATCCGCTGCTCGAATCGGGCATCCTGCTCGCCTCGATCGCCGCGGTCCTGCTCAACGCCTTCTTCAACGGCGTACGCAGCACCGAGCAGGCCGGGCGGGACGCCGCCAGAGCCGCTTCCGCCGCCGAACACGTCTGA
- the ubiA gene encoding 4-hydroxybenzoate octaprenyltransferase, producing MNPAPDRPVADAVTGHWVDRHAPEGVRPYLRLARIERPIGWWLLLLPCWWSASLAAIAAGRPGPSLWHLALFLIGAVAMRGAGSTYNDIADRDLDARVERTRLRPLPSGRIRVRHALTFLALQALVGLAVLLQFDRTAILVGIASLAPVAIYPFMKRVMPVPQAVLGLAFAWGALMGWVALLGRLDAPAYWLYAGAIAWVIGYDTIYAVQDIEDDEIAGIKSSARFFGTKVRLAVAGCFLACVLFIGLALSGAGAGPIGLAGLALFAGHLAWQVGRLDPRDGAEALRLFRSNRDAGLILFCGLTLDALWQGLM from the coding sequence ATGAATCCTGCCCCCGACCGTCCGGTCGCCGATGCCGTCACCGGGCATTGGGTCGACCGGCACGCGCCCGAAGGGGTGCGGCCCTACCTGCGGCTCGCCCGCATCGAGCGGCCGATCGGCTGGTGGCTGCTGCTGCTGCCGTGCTGGTGGTCGGCCTCGCTCGCGGCCATCGCGGCGGGGCGGCCGGGCCCGAGCCTGTGGCACCTCGCCCTGTTCCTGATCGGCGCCGTCGCCATGCGGGGGGCGGGCTCGACCTACAACGACATCGCCGACCGCGACCTCGACGCCCGGGTCGAGCGCACCCGCCTGCGGCCGCTGCCCTCCGGGCGCATCCGCGTGCGCCACGCCCTGACCTTCCTGGCGCTGCAGGCGCTGGTCGGCCTCGCGGTGCTGCTGCAATTCGACAGGACGGCGATCCTCGTCGGCATCGCCTCGCTCGCGCCCGTCGCCATCTACCCGTTCATGAAGCGGGTGATGCCGGTGCCGCAGGCCGTGCTCGGCCTCGCCTTCGCGTGGGGCGCGCTGATGGGCTGGGTCGCCCTGCTCGGCCGCCTCGATGCGCCGGCCTACTGGCTCTATGCCGGCGCCATCGCCTGGGTCATCGGCTACGACACCATCTACGCGGTGCAGGACATCGAGGACGACGAGATCGCCGGCATCAAGTCCTCGGCCCGCTTCTTCGGCACGAAGGTGCGCCTCGCCGTGGCTGGCTGCTTCCTGGCCTGCGTCCTGTTCATCGGCCTCGCCCTCTCGGGAGCCGGGGCCGGGCCGATCGGTCTTGCCGGTCTCGCGCTGTTTGCCGGCCACCTCGCTTGGCAGGTCGGGCGGCTCGATCCGCGCGACGGCGCGGAGGCGTTGCGGCTGTTTCGCAGCAACCGGGATGCGGGTCTGATCCTGTTCTGCGGCCTCACGCTGGATGCGCTCTGGCAAGGCTTGATGTGA
- the yciA gene encoding acyl-CoA thioester hydrolase YciA codes for MTTDATTGEAARPQGDLTVRTIAMPADTNANGDIFGGWVMSQMDQAGGIAGVERAQGRVVTVAVDGMTFLRPVRVGDVLCVYTQVVATGRTSMRIQIEAWARRFRTQTREKVTVGVFTFVAIDDEGRPRPIPPAAPGLTP; via the coding sequence ATGACCACCGACGCGACGACCGGGGAGGCGGCCCGGCCGCAGGGCGACCTGACGGTGCGGACCATCGCCATGCCGGCCGACACCAACGCCAACGGCGACATCTTCGGCGGCTGGGTGATGTCGCAGATGGACCAGGCCGGCGGCATCGCCGGGGTCGAGCGGGCGCAGGGGCGCGTGGTCACGGTGGCGGTGGACGGCATGACCTTCCTGCGCCCGGTCCGGGTCGGCGACGTGCTCTGCGTCTACACCCAGGTGGTCGCCACCGGCCGGACCTCGATGCGGATCCAGATCGAGGCCTGGGCCCGGCGCTTCCGCACCCAGACCCGCGAGAAGGTGACGGTCGGGGTGTTCACCTTCGTGGCGATCGACGACGAGGGCCGTCCGCGCCCGATCCCGCCGGCGGCGCCGGGCCTCACGCCGTGA
- a CDS encoding response regulator: MSGQRRPDPLRVLVVEDEYFIADDLSRALTRHGVEVVGPVPTVREARALAASHALDLAVLDINLRGELVYPLVAELTRRGVAVVFATGYDAAAIPADYEAIPAWSKPFDYNALAGMLPALRRT, translated from the coding sequence ATGTCAGGACAGAGGAGACCCGATCCCCTTCGGGTTCTCGTGGTCGAGGACGAGTACTTCATCGCCGACGACCTCTCGCGGGCGCTGACCCGGCACGGCGTCGAGGTCGTCGGTCCGGTGCCGACGGTCCGGGAGGCGCGGGCGCTCGCGGCCTCGCACGCCCTCGATCTCGCCGTCCTCGACATCAACCTGCGGGGCGAGCTCGTCTATCCCCTGGTTGCCGAGCTGACGCGGCGCGGCGTGGCGGTGGTCTTCGCCACCGGCTACGACGCGGCGGCGATCCCGGCCGACTACGAGGCGATTCCCGCCTGGTCGAAGCCCTTCGACTACAACGCCCTGGCGGGCATGCTGCCGGCCCTGCGCCGCACCTGA
- the hemW gene encoding radical SAM family heme chaperone HemW: MIDHPTRDVGFGVYLHWPFCAAKCPYCDFNSHVRHGRLDQARWRAAFAREIAHAASLTPGRTVTSIFLGGGTPSLMEPETVGALLEAVAGAWSVAPGVEVTLEANPTSVEAGRFRGYRAAGVNRVSLGVQALDDASLKKLGRLHSTEEAMRAVETAAAHFERYSFDLIYARPDQTPEAWAAELRGAIARAAEHLSLYQLTIEEGTPFYGLAAAGKLTVPDDDTARILYDVTQEVCEAAGLPAYEISNHARRGAESRHNLLYWRYGEYAGIGPGAHGRLVLPEGRIGTSTERNPEAWLAKAEAAGHGVVETESLSPGDQADEFLMMGLRLREGIDPARYAALKGRPLDPDRVAGLVAAGLVARTGEGRLAATPKGAPVLNAVVAEIAA, from the coding sequence ATGATCGATCATCCGACCCGGGACGTCGGCTTCGGGGTCTACCTGCACTGGCCCTTCTGCGCCGCGAAGTGCCCCTATTGCGACTTCAACAGCCATGTCCGCCACGGGCGCCTCGACCAGGCGCGCTGGCGCGCCGCCTTCGCGCGCGAGATCGCCCACGCGGCCTCGCTCACGCCGGGGCGGACCGTGACCAGCATCTTCCTCGGCGGCGGCACGCCCTCGCTGATGGAGCCCGAGACGGTGGGGGCGCTCCTCGAGGCGGTGGCGGGCGCCTGGAGCGTGGCCCCCGGGGTCGAGGTGACGCTGGAGGCCAACCCCACCAGCGTCGAGGCCGGCCGGTTCCGCGGCTACCGGGCGGCGGGGGTCAACCGGGTCTCGCTCGGGGTCCAGGCCCTCGACGACGCCTCGCTGAAGAAGCTCGGCCGGCTGCACAGCACCGAGGAGGCGATGCGGGCGGTGGAGACCGCCGCGGCGCATTTCGAGCGCTATTCCTTCGACCTGATCTATGCCCGCCCGGACCAGACGCCGGAGGCCTGGGCGGCGGAACTGCGCGGGGCGATCGCCCGGGCGGCGGAGCACCTGTCGCTCTACCAGCTCACGATCGAGGAGGGCACGCCGTTCTACGGGCTCGCCGCCGCCGGCAAGCTCACCGTGCCGGACGACGACACCGCCCGGATCCTCTACGACGTGACGCAGGAGGTCTGCGAGGCCGCCGGCCTGCCGGCCTACGAGATCTCGAACCACGCCCGGCGCGGGGCCGAATCGCGCCACAACCTGCTCTACTGGCGCTACGGCGAATATGCCGGCATCGGCCCCGGCGCCCATGGCCGCCTCGTGCTCCCGGAGGGCCGCATCGGCACCTCGACCGAGCGCAACCCGGAGGCCTGGCTGGCGAAGGCGGAAGCCGCGGGCCACGGGGTCGTCGAGACGGAATCCTTGAGCCCGGGCGACCAGGCCGACGAGTTCCTGATGATGGGCCTGCGCCTGCGCGAGGGCATCGACCCCGCCCGCTACGCGGCGCTCAAGGGCCGGCCCCTCGACCCGGACCGCGTCGCCGGGCTGGTCGCGGCCGGGCTCGTCGCCCGGACGGGCGAGGGCCGCCTCGCCGCGACCCCGAAGGGGGCCCCGGTGCTCAACGCCGTGGTGGCCGAGATCGCGGCCTGA
- a CDS encoding DUF6101 family protein — MITRFPSSSSRSSRSNAARRDVELPVIHRGPVQAEPTALPMVGRMPGASAAGSLALCLDGDASDAAGEDRFAVMVLDRSGDPLMRLGLYGDDEVVAVWRRLGAESGLPLVVIQEDGAVSPMGEQLGRVKLGAVRIRRRHGLLNHRRPRFLTRRKTGRLPLRPLVYRDEALMTEGGSV; from the coding sequence ATGATCACCAGATTCCCCTCTTCCAGCAGCCGGTCTTCGCGCAGCAACGCCGCCCGTCGCGACGTCGAGCTCCCCGTCATCCATCGCGGCCCGGTCCAGGCCGAGCCGACGGCGCTGCCGATGGTCGGCCGCATGCCGGGCGCCAGCGCCGCCGGCAGCCTCGCCCTCTGCCTCGACGGCGATGCCAGCGACGCCGCCGGGGAGGACCGCTTCGCCGTCATGGTGCTCGACCGCAGCGGCGACCCGCTGATGCGGCTCGGCCTCTACGGCGACGACGAGGTGGTGGCGGTGTGGCGCCGGCTCGGCGCCGAATCGGGCCTGCCCCTGGTGGTGATCCAGGAGGACGGCGCGGTCTCGCCGATGGGTGAGCAGCTCGGCCGGGTGAAGCTCGGCGCGGTGCGGATCCGCCGCCGGCACGGTCTCCTGAACCACCGCCGGCCGCGCTTCCTGACCCGCCGCAAGACCGGCCGCCTGCCGCTGCGCCCGCTGGTCTACCGCGACGAGGCGCTGATGACCGAGGGCGGGAGCGTCTGA
- a CDS encoding 3'(2'),5'-bisphosphate nucleotidase CysQ: MPLPDDLRPLLPQVRAIIREAALLALPYFRQGQHTSARVWNKAGGSPVTEADVTVDTFLKVRLSELIPGAAWLSEETRDDPVRLSHDLVWIVDPIDGTRAFLTGDPDWSIAVALLANGQPVLGHVAAPVTATLYEAVAGEGATKDGVPIRVSGQAGMAGARVTGPKPMADRLEGRLGLGGTPDALVRLPRIPSLALRLVRVAEGLVDVGLVSSDARDWDLAGADLILREAGGAVLGLDGRAPVYNRREPIHGELVALPLALREAVLSGLA, translated from the coding sequence ATGCCTCTCCCCGACGACCTGCGCCCGCTCCTGCCCCAGGTACGGGCGATCATCCGCGAGGCGGCCCTGCTGGCGCTGCCGTATTTCCGCCAGGGCCAGCACACCTCCGCCCGGGTGTGGAACAAGGCCGGCGGCTCGCCGGTGACGGAAGCCGACGTGACGGTGGACACCTTCCTGAAGGTGCGCCTGAGCGAGCTGATCCCCGGTGCCGCCTGGCTCTCGGAGGAGACCCGCGACGATCCGGTCCGCCTCTCCCACGACCTCGTCTGGATCGTCGACCCGATCGACGGCACCCGTGCCTTCCTGACGGGCGATCCCGACTGGTCGATCGCCGTGGCCCTGCTCGCGAACGGCCAGCCGGTGCTCGGCCACGTCGCCGCGCCGGTCACCGCGACCCTCTACGAGGCCGTGGCCGGGGAGGGGGCGACCAAGGACGGGGTGCCGATCCGGGTCTCGGGCCAGGCCGGCATGGCCGGCGCCCGCGTCACCGGCCCCAAGCCGATGGCCGACCGGCTCGAGGGCCGGCTCGGCCTCGGCGGAACCCCGGACGCGCTGGTGCGGCTGCCGCGGATCCCGTCGCTCGCCCTGCGCCTGGTGCGGGTGGCGGAGGGCCTCGTCGATGTCGGCCTGGTCTCCTCGGATGCCCGCGACTGGGACCTCGCCGGCGCCGACCTGATCCTGCGCGAGGCCGGCGGCGCCGTGCTCGGCCTCGACGGCCGGGCCCCGGTCTACAACCGGCGCGAGCCGATCCACGGCGAACTCGTCGCCCTGCCGCTGGCCTTGCGGGAGGCGGTGCTGTCGGGGCTCGCCTGA
- the pucL gene encoding factor-independent urate hydroxylase — MTLLHKTYGKGRVRVMRVHRDGDRHEVRELTVKAMLTGAFDRTFTDADNSATVSTDTVKNVVYIVARENPALPAEAFCRAVAKTLLDSYPQMETATVTGHETRWNRLAVDGAAHPHTFTLDGNGQPFARVELSREGAVVESGLSGFTFLKSTESGWANYVKDPYTTIPETHDRIAATSMEATWRWTSEPADYEAANALILETLLRVFSGSYSHSLQDSLYRMGMAALAAVPEIETITLACPNKHYLLANLAPFGLDNPNQVFIATDEPHGQIECTVGR; from the coding sequence ATGACCCTGCTGCACAAGACCTACGGCAAGGGCCGGGTGCGGGTGATGCGCGTCCACCGCGACGGCGACCGGCACGAGGTGCGCGAGCTGACCGTGAAGGCGATGCTGACCGGCGCCTTCGACCGCACCTTCACCGATGCCGACAACAGCGCCACCGTCTCGACCGACACGGTCAAGAACGTGGTCTACATCGTCGCCCGCGAGAATCCGGCCCTGCCGGCGGAGGCGTTCTGCCGCGCGGTGGCGAAAACCCTGCTCGACAGCTATCCCCAGATGGAGACGGCGACCGTCACCGGCCACGAGACCCGCTGGAACCGCCTCGCGGTCGACGGCGCCGCCCATCCCCACACCTTCACGCTGGACGGCAACGGCCAGCCCTTCGCCCGGGTGGAGCTGTCGCGCGAAGGTGCCGTGGTGGAATCCGGCCTGTCGGGCTTCACCTTCCTGAAGAGCACGGAATCGGGCTGGGCCAACTACGTCAAGGATCCCTACACCACGATTCCCGAGACCCACGACCGCATCGCCGCCACCAGCATGGAGGCGACCTGGCGCTGGACTTCGGAGCCGGCCGATTACGAGGCCGCCAACGCGCTGATTCTCGAGACGCTGCTGCGGGTCTTCTCCGGCAGCTACAGCCACAGCCTGCAGGACAGCCTCTACCGGATGGGCATGGCGGCGCTGGCGGCGGTGCCGGAGATCGAGACGATCACGCTCGCCTGCCCGAACAAGCATTACCTGCTGGCGAACCTTGCGCCCTTCGGCCTCGACAACCCGAATCAGGTCTTCATCGCCACCGACGAGCCGCACGGGCAGATCGAGTGTACGGTGGGGCGGTGA
- a CDS encoding 16S rRNA (uracil(1498)-N(3))-methyltransferase, whose amino-acid sequence MAAYDFNAPRLFLDIPMHEGARHTLERAQANYLLSVLRRDAGEPVLVFNGRDGEWRAEIEPTGRKAADLVLRTRLRPQTPPGDLHYLFAPLKAARLDYVAQKAVEMGASLIQPVVTRRTQGDRIKLDKLQANAIEAAEQCGILSLPEIRDAAPLGQALAGLAPERLLVFCDEDAPVADPVAALRQAASGQASSGNAPVPLAVVIGPEGGFTPEERTLIGDRPNTVRLSLGPRILRADTAAVAVLALVQAVLGDGRQKA is encoded by the coding sequence ATGGCGGCCTACGACTTCAACGCACCCCGGCTCTTCCTCGACATCCCGATGCACGAGGGGGCGCGGCATACCCTGGAGCGGGCGCAGGCGAATTACCTGCTCTCGGTGCTGCGGCGCGACGCTGGCGAGCCGGTGCTGGTGTTCAACGGCCGCGACGGCGAGTGGCGGGCCGAGATCGAGCCCACCGGCCGCAAGGCGGCGGACCTGGTGCTGCGGACGCGGCTCCGGCCGCAGACGCCGCCGGGCGACCTGCATTACCTCTTCGCCCCGCTCAAGGCCGCCCGCCTCGACTACGTCGCCCAGAAGGCGGTGGAGATGGGCGCGAGCCTGATCCAGCCGGTGGTGACGCGGCGCACGCAGGGCGACCGGATCAAGCTCGACAAGTTGCAGGCCAACGCGATCGAGGCCGCCGAGCAATGCGGGATCCTGAGCCTGCCGGAGATCCGCGACGCGGCGCCGCTCGGGCAAGCCCTGGCCGGGCTCGCGCCGGAACGGCTGCTGGTGTTCTGCGACGAGGACGCGCCCGTGGCCGATCCGGTCGCGGCGTTGCGGCAGGCGGCCTCCGGGCAAGCCTCGTCCGGGAACGCCCCGGTTCCGCTGGCCGTTGTGATCGGGCCTGAGGGGGGGTTCACGCCGGAGGAGCGCACCCTGATCGGAGACCGTCCCAACACCGTCCGCCTCTCCCTCGGCCCGCGGATCCTGCGCGCCGACACCGCCGCCGTGGCGGTGCTCGCCCTGGTCCAGGCCGTGCTCGGCGACGGGCGGCAGAAGGCCTGA